In Stegostoma tigrinum isolate sSteTig4 chromosome 35, sSteTig4.hap1, whole genome shotgun sequence, one genomic interval encodes:
- the LOC125447498 gene encoding CCN family member 1-like, whose amino-acid sequence MEGLLFFSLLLSVASALLSKVRVQCPSECSCPPSPVRCPPGVSLVLDGCGCCKVCAQQLNDDCSLANPCDHLKGLECNQGTKMLAGGGICRAKSEGRTCEYNGRIYQHGEGFQLSCKHQCTCIDGAVGCIPLCPQELPLTGMSCLNPRLVKVPGQCCEKFVCDKEESKHRGVAFHDLGYLAGISSNELVQRKHHSLRNRPAWRALFEGQRFPQYKCIVQTTQWSECSKICGLGVSTRVSNDNPECKLKKETRLCQVRSCRQTFYPKLKKGKKCTRTQKAMEPVRFNYAGCKSVKQYRPNSCGLCIDQRCCSPQKTRTIRVQFSCEDGESFSKNMMMIQSCKCSYSCPHLNEVVQPSFRLNNDIHKFLD is encoded by the exons ATGGAGGGGCTGCTGTTCTTCTCTCTACTGCTATCCGTGGCTTCAGCTCTGCTGAGCAAA GTAAGagtgcagtgcccgagtgaatgCAGTTGTCCCCCGAGCCCAGTCCGCTGTCCTCCCGGGGTCAGCCTGGTCCTAGACGgctgtggatgctgcaaagtGTGTGCCCAGCAGCTGAACGACGACTGCAGCCTAGCGAACCCCTGTGACCACTTGAAGGGGCTGGAGTGTAACCAGGGGACAAAGATGCTAGCAGGAGGAGGCATCTGCAGAG CAAAGTCTGAGGGCAGAACCTGCGAGTATAATGGGAGGATTTACCAACATGGTGAGGGTTTCCAGCTAAGCTGTAAACACCAGTGCACCTGTATAGATGGAGCAGTGGGCTGCATCCCCCTCTGCCCTCAGGAACTGCCCCTGACTGGGATGAGCTGCCTCAACCCCCGGCTGGTGAAAGTCCCGGGGCAATGCTGTGAGAAGTTTGTCTGTGATAAGGAGGAATCGAAACATCGTGGAGTGGCATTTCACGACCTGGGCTACCTTGCTGGGATCAGCAGCAACGAGCTGGTTCAAAGAAAGCATCACTCTCTGAGGAACCGACCTG CTTGGAGAGCCCTGTTTGAAGGACAGAGATTCCCTCAGTACAAGTGCATTGTCCAGACAACCCAGTGGTCTGAATGTTCAAAAATCTGTGGCTTGGGTGTGTCCACCAGGGTCAGCAATGACAACCCTGAGTGTAAGCTGAAGAAAGAGACACGGTTGTGTCAGGTTCGAAGCTGCAGGCAGACCTTCTATCCCAAACTGAAG aaagggaagaaatgtaCCAGAACCCAAAAGGCTATGGAACCAGTTCGTTTTAACTATGCTGGTTGCAAGAGTGTAAAGCAATATCGGCCGAACTCCTGTGGCTTGTGCATAGACCAACGTTGCTGCTCACCACAAAAGACCCGAACAATTCGTGTCCAGTTCTCCTGTGAGGATGGTGAGAGCTTCAGCAAGAATATGATGATGATCCAATCATGTAAATGCAGCTACAGCTGTCCACACCTGAACGAGGTAGTCCAGCCATCCTTCAGACTCAACAATGACATCCACAAGTTCTTAGACTAA